A genomic region of Thunnus maccoyii chromosome 13, fThuMac1.1, whole genome shotgun sequence contains the following coding sequences:
- the LOC121910056 gene encoding uncharacterized protein LOC121910056 isoform X2, translated as MDPSQLLLTAFVKFPSFRGCDVWISPYIRGSWCEDSDDWVSTDSTDVSERSGNHADISTYDDDSELTTDTEQRSYQTDTQDSDDDQSEDSLSQESAETINSGPVCQKTATSQPTPAESSVSPASLHEDQVDGSTDAIAVSSDTGSLQPVTYDDTKHQLLILVLVELLLRTTKRARTSLPQTVFNRVIRNLRDKALGKIHANEIAVSSNPQSVEKIYKAVLKDLCQHFGSAEVLLQAMTSQDPTTDDFVTTTLRDHLIVPSPNNKKKKSAIVRFFSCLGGAIVKPFRACMSNSSPPEGDKQNDGNTSLMLAKNLQPALNA; from the exons ATGGATCCATCGCAACTCTTACTGACCGCTTTTGTGAAATTCCCTTCATTCAGGGGATGCGACGTATGGATTAGCCCGTATATAAGAG GATCCTGGTGTGAGGATTCAGATGACTGGGTGTCCACTGACAGCACTGATGTCTCCGAACGCAGTGGGAATCATGCAGATATTTCAACATATGACGATGACAGTGAGCTAACGACTGATACAGAGCAGAGATCTTACCAAACAGATACACAGGACTCAGATGATGACCAATCTGAGGACTCGCTCAGCCAGGAATCAGCTGAAACTATCAACAGTGGACCAGTCTGTCAAAAAACAGCAACTTCTCAACCAACTCCTGCAGAGAGTTCTGTCAGTCCGGCCTCACTGCATGAAGATCAGGTTGATGGATCCACAGATGCAATAGCTGTTTCTTCTGACACTGGTAGTCTTCAACCAGTTACATATGATGACACAAAGCACCAGCTGCTCATCCTGGTGCTTGTCGAGTTGCTATTGCGTACTACAAAGAGGGCCCGGACATCACTGCCCCAGACGGTTTTTAATAGGGTCATCCGGAATCTGAGAGATAAGGCATTGGGAAAAATCCATGCCAATGAAATTGCTGTGAGCTCCAACCCTCAGAGTGTTGAGAAGATCTACAAGGCTGTGTTAAAAGACCTGTGTCAGCATTTTGGCTCTGCAGAGGTGCTTCTGCAAGCCATGACGTCACAGGATCCCACCACTGACGATTTTGTTACCACAACCCTGAGGGATCACCTGATTGTACCCTCTccgaacaacaaaaaaaagaaaagtgccATTGTCAGGTTCTTCTCTTGTTTGGGCGGAGCTATTGTGAAACCCTTCAGGGCCTGTATGTCCAACTCTTCGCCCCCAGAAGGAGACAAACAGAATGATGGCAATACCAGCCTCATGCTAGCTAAGAaccttcaacctgctctgaatgcttag
- the LOC121910056 gene encoding uncharacterized protein LOC121910056 isoform X1 — translation MDPSQLLLTAFVKFPSFRGCDVWISPYIRGLLKRHWSAVESGNLNIDSTNLMVDMCQHIVNLTSSFILKAIKPVISDWHRKSLRLQQYLYPRHCFFGVDGSDVLANLKNILPQCVCNGLSLPTSVHCESLDKFIQLVAREVTRGINSQIAVVMDLFNWSLQPKTFDCNCICYTTLHTMIALVTQMLRCMYQQSCQCTPLSTDLERPNTTPAIRDNGKKRPLRSWCEDSDDWVSTDSTDVSERSGNHADISTYDDDSELTTDTEQRSYQTDTQDSDDDQSEDSLSQESAETINSGPVCQKTATSQPTPAESSVSPASLHEDQVDGSTDAIAVSSDTGSLQPVTYDDTKHQLLILVLVELLLRTTKRARTSLPQTVFNRVIRNLRDKALGKIHANEIAVSSNPQSVEKIYKAVLKDLCQHFGSAEVLLQAMTSQDPTTDDFVTTTLRDHLIVPSPNNKKKKSAIVRFFSCLGGAIVKPFRACMSNSSPPEGDKQNDGNTSLMLAKNLQPALNA, via the exons ATGGATCCATCGCAACTCTTACTGACCGCTTTTGTGAAATTCCCTTCATTCAGGGGATGCGACGTATGGATTAGCCCGTATATAAGAGGTTTGTTGAAAAGGCATTGGAGCGCGGTGGAATCTGGCAACCTCAACATCGACAGCACGAATTTGATGGTGGACATGTGTCAGCACATTGTTAATTTGACTTCCTCGTTTATCCTGAAGGCTATTAAGCCCGTCATATCAGACTGGCACAGGAAATCCCTCCGGTTACAACAGTATCTGTACCCTCGACATTGTTTCTTTGGTGTAGATGGGAGTGATGTCCTCGCTAACCTGAAAAACATCCTCCCACAGTGTGTCTGCAATGGTTTAAGCTTACCTACAAGTGTTCACTGCGAGAGCTTAGACAAGTTCATCCAGCTAGTCGCAAGAGAGGTGACGAGAGGCATAAACTCTCAGATAGCTGTGGTAATGGACCTCTTCAATTGGTCTCTGCAACCCAAGACTTTTGATTGTAATTGCATCTGTTACACAACTCTTCATACCATGATTGCTTTGGTCACTCAGATGCTAAGATGCATGTACCAACAGAGCTGCCAGTGCACACCGTTGTCCACAGACTTGGAAAGGCCCAACACCACTCCAGCCATACGTGACAACGGGAAAAAAAGGCCGCTGC GATCCTGGTGTGAGGATTCAGATGACTGGGTGTCCACTGACAGCACTGATGTCTCCGAACGCAGTGGGAATCATGCAGATATTTCAACATATGACGATGACAGTGAGCTAACGACTGATACAGAGCAGAGATCTTACCAAACAGATACACAGGACTCAGATGATGACCAATCTGAGGACTCGCTCAGCCAGGAATCAGCTGAAACTATCAACAGTGGACCAGTCTGTCAAAAAACAGCAACTTCTCAACCAACTCCTGCAGAGAGTTCTGTCAGTCCGGCCTCACTGCATGAAGATCAGGTTGATGGATCCACAGATGCAATAGCTGTTTCTTCTGACACTGGTAGTCTTCAACCAGTTACATATGATGACACAAAGCACCAGCTGCTCATCCTGGTGCTTGTCGAGTTGCTATTGCGTACTACAAAGAGGGCCCGGACATCACTGCCCCAGACGGTTTTTAATAGGGTCATCCGGAATCTGAGAGATAAGGCATTGGGAAAAATCCATGCCAATGAAATTGCTGTGAGCTCCAACCCTCAGAGTGTTGAGAAGATCTACAAGGCTGTGTTAAAAGACCTGTGTCAGCATTTTGGCTCTGCAGAGGTGCTTCTGCAAGCCATGACGTCACAGGATCCCACCACTGACGATTTTGTTACCACAACCCTGAGGGATCACCTGATTGTACCCTCTccgaacaacaaaaaaaagaaaagtgccATTGTCAGGTTCTTCTCTTGTTTGGGCGGAGCTATTGTGAAACCCTTCAGGGCCTGTATGTCCAACTCTTCGCCCCCAGAAGGAGACAAACAGAATGATGGCAATACCAGCCTCATGCTAGCTAAGAaccttcaacctgctctgaatgcttag